One genomic region from Nocardia vinacea encodes:
- a CDS encoding DUF1707 domain-containing protein — MEISPGTRASDAEREKVVRLLGRHMADGRIDLAEYDQRVARVYETGVRDDLQLVLSDLPKLPKESAGQKNSMSRFPIWQQIEGTSWLGVSVLVLAIWAVISISVGEFTYPWPIWVIGPWGAVLAFRMLAGFESGRFGRQTN, encoded by the coding sequence ATGGAAATCTCGCCTGGTACTCGGGCCTCCGATGCGGAGCGCGAGAAGGTTGTACGCCTGCTCGGCAGGCATATGGCGGATGGTCGGATCGACCTTGCCGAATACGATCAGCGCGTCGCCCGCGTCTATGAGACCGGCGTTCGCGACGATCTGCAGCTGGTGCTCTCAGATCTGCCGAAGTTGCCGAAAGAGTCTGCCGGACAGAAGAATTCGATGAGCCGCTTCCCGATCTGGCAGCAGATCGAAGGTACCTCGTGGCTCGGGGTGAGCGTGCTGGTACTCGCCATCTGGGCCGTGATCTCGATCAGCGTCGGAGAATTCACCTACCCTTGGCCGATCTGGGTTATCGGCCCCTGGGGTGCAGTGCTGGCCTTCCGCATGCTGGCCGGTTTCGAATCGGGCCGATTCGGGCGTCAGACCAACTGA
- a CDS encoding alpha/beta hydrolase produces MRASRHLASLVSVLVASFAISVLSVRPASAAPQVVGETPLDGSVSQVDVYSPAMDRVVSNRVIRAAGGPAPTLYLLTGIGGGTDGISWWDDTDVRQFFADKHVNVVMPIGGAYSLYTDWLNDDPAVGRNRWQTYLSRELPTVLDIRLGSTGRNAIAGVSMSAGSAVDLAIQAPDVYSAVAAYSGCPWTSDALGVAMVSAQVIRGGANPVNMWGELGQGIWRRHDAFANAGALAGKTIYLSAATGTPGAIDEGGLGFPPVEAIASSCTDAFADRLGELGLPAIHVNRPEGSHTWGQFETDLHDSWPHLARALGA; encoded by the coding sequence GTGAGGGCTTCAAGGCATTTGGCCTCGCTCGTGAGTGTGCTAGTGGCCAGTTTCGCGATTTCTGTCCTGTCCGTTCGCCCTGCCTCGGCGGCGCCGCAAGTGGTCGGTGAGACGCCGCTGGACGGTTCGGTCTCGCAAGTGGACGTCTACTCTCCCGCGATGGATCGGGTGGTGAGCAACAGGGTGATTCGAGCCGCGGGTGGTCCCGCGCCGACGCTGTACCTGCTCACCGGAATCGGTGGCGGCACCGATGGCATCTCGTGGTGGGACGATACGGATGTCCGGCAGTTCTTCGCGGATAAACATGTCAACGTGGTGATGCCGATCGGCGGCGCGTACAGCTTGTACACCGACTGGCTCAACGACGACCCGGCGGTCGGCCGCAACCGGTGGCAGACGTACCTCTCGCGGGAACTTCCGACCGTTCTCGATATCCGGCTCGGCAGCACCGGCCGCAATGCGATCGCGGGTGTGTCGATGAGCGCGGGGTCGGCGGTGGATCTGGCGATTCAGGCGCCCGATGTGTACAGCGCGGTGGCGGCCTACAGCGGATGTCCGTGGACGTCGGATGCGCTCGGGGTGGCGATGGTCAGCGCGCAGGTCATCCGCGGTGGGGCCAACCCGGTGAATATGTGGGGTGAGCTGGGCCAAGGGATCTGGCGCAGGCACGACGCGTTCGCCAATGCGGGTGCGTTGGCGGGTAAGACGATCTATCTATCCGCCGCCACCGGCACGCCCGGCGCGATAGATGAAGGCGGACTGGGCTTCCCGCCGGTCGAGGCCATCGCCAGCTCGTGCACGGATGCGTTCGCCGACCGGCTCGGCGAGCTCGGACTCCCCGCCATCCATGTCAACCGCCCCGAAGGCTCACACACCTGGGGCCAGTTCGAAACCGACCTACACGATTCCTGGCCCCACCTGGCCCGAGCCCTGGGCGCGTAA
- a CDS encoding DUF350 domain-containing protein, with the protein MTAVALESGYWNSLGTGVGAIVLYAIVGLALMLVGFYAIDLTTPGKLRALVAAGKPNAIIVTAAGMVSMALIVVLATYASAGKLSEGLIAASVYGLVGIIAQVISVRVIERALGIDIGAALESDVYTTEVLVVAAAHFALGLVVAFAIL; encoded by the coding sequence ATGACCGCAGTTGCCCTCGAATCGGGTTACTGGAACTCGCTCGGCACCGGCGTTGGAGCCATCGTTCTCTACGCCATTGTCGGCTTGGCCCTCATGCTCGTCGGCTTCTACGCCATCGATCTGACCACACCCGGTAAGCTGCGCGCGCTGGTCGCCGCGGGTAAACCCAATGCCATCATCGTCACGGCCGCGGGCATGGTCAGCATGGCCTTGATCGTGGTGTTGGCGACCTATGCCTCGGCGGGCAAACTCTCCGAGGGGCTCATCGCCGCTAGCGTCTACGGTTTGGTCGGCATCATCGCGCAGGTGATCTCGGTGCGAGTTATCGAGCGCGCACTCGGCATCGATATCGGCGCGGCGCTGGAATCCGATGTCTATACCACCGAGGTTCTCGTGGTGGCCGCAGCGCATTTCGCGCTCGGTCTGGTTGTCGCCTTTGCCATTCTGTAG
- a CDS encoding glutathionylspermidine synthase family protein produces MRRVRGTPRPGWQQIIEGQGLVYGSPGRDASGLPRPYWDESVHYEFEMSEILALEADVELLHSMCLNAVEHVVLTERYKDFGLPEWSWGPIAESWKRNDPYVYGRFDLRYDARRPAKLLEYNADTPTSLLEAAIVQWHWLTALYPDGDQWNSLHEKLVERWTELRDILPSAQLHFTWSGADATGEDNVTTAYMQETAAEAGFDTIALPIEEVGFDSELERFVDLAEGSIDAIFKLYPWEWVLDDDFGKRVVASLPQTMWVEPLWKTLLSNKAILAILWEMYPGHPNLLPAYLDQPNELTEYIRKPKLGREGANMTIVGAGLETATGGVYGEEGFVYQLLDPLPEFDDMRPVLGAWIVGDNAAGLGIRETAGLITDDGSAFVPHRITQ; encoded by the coding sequence ATGCGGCGCGTGCGCGGTACGCCGCGGCCCGGCTGGCAGCAGATCATCGAGGGCCAAGGGCTGGTCTACGGCTCACCCGGCCGTGACGCAAGCGGTCTGCCCCGGCCGTACTGGGATGAATCGGTGCATTACGAGTTCGAGATGTCGGAGATCCTCGCGCTGGAGGCCGATGTCGAACTGCTGCATTCGATGTGTCTGAATGCCGTCGAGCATGTGGTGCTCACCGAGCGGTACAAGGATTTCGGTCTGCCCGAATGGAGTTGGGGGCCGATCGCGGAATCCTGGAAGCGCAATGACCCGTACGTCTACGGGCGCTTCGATCTGCGCTATGACGCGCGCCGTCCGGCGAAACTGTTGGAGTACAACGCCGATACGCCGACCTCACTGCTGGAGGCGGCGATTGTGCAGTGGCACTGGCTCACCGCGCTCTATCCCGACGGCGATCAGTGGAATTCCCTGCACGAGAAGCTGGTCGAGCGCTGGACCGAGCTGCGCGACATCCTGCCCTCGGCGCAATTGCATTTCACCTGGTCCGGTGCGGATGCAACCGGCGAGGACAATGTCACCACCGCGTATATGCAGGAGACCGCGGCCGAGGCCGGGTTCGACACCATCGCGCTACCGATCGAGGAGGTCGGATTCGACAGTGAGCTGGAGCGTTTCGTCGATCTGGCCGAGGGTTCGATCGATGCGATCTTCAAGCTCTATCCGTGGGAGTGGGTGCTCGACGACGATTTCGGTAAGCGCGTGGTCGCGAGCCTGCCACAGACCATGTGGGTCGAGCCGCTGTGGAAGACCCTGCTGAGCAATAAGGCGATCCTCGCGATCCTGTGGGAGATGTATCCCGGGCATCCGAATCTATTGCCCGCCTACCTCGATCAGCCCAATGAGCTCACCGAATACATTCGCAAGCCGAAGCTCGGGCGCGAGGGCGCGAATATGACCATCGTCGGCGCCGGCCTGGAGACGGCCACCGGCGGGGTCTACGGCGAAGAGGGTTTTGTCTACCAATTGCTCGACCCGCTACCGGAATTCGACGATATGCGCCCGGTCCTCGGCGCCTGGATCGTCGGCGACAACGCGGCTGGACTCGGGATTCGTGAAACCGCCGGATTGATCACCGACGACGGCTCGGCCTTTGTCCCGCACCGCATTACGCAGTAA
- a CDS encoding acylphosphatase yields the protein MPESVRLSAWVHGYVQGVGFRWWTRSRALALGLVGHATNARDGRVHVVAEGPRPACEMLLDLLRSGDTPGRVDLVVESWEPARGDLSGFEER from the coding sequence ATGCCGGAATCGGTTCGGCTCAGCGCCTGGGTGCACGGCTACGTGCAGGGCGTCGGCTTCCGCTGGTGGACGCGCTCGCGGGCGCTGGCGCTCGGACTGGTCGGACATGCCACCAATGCCCGTGACGGTCGGGTGCATGTGGTGGCCGAAGGTCCGCGACCCGCCTGCGAAATGTTGCTGGATCTTCTGCGTTCTGGAGATACTCCTGGTCGGGTCGACCTTGTTGTGGAAAGCTGGGAGCCCGCGCGGGGAGATTTGTCCGGATTCGAGGAGCGGTAG
- a CDS encoding OsmC family protein produces MADQTTASATTTAAATEPTALWVERTGTRAYTGRSSRGAEVLIASQGVPGAFTPGELLKIALAGCSGLSADFPLSRKLGDAFDATIRVSGDADRENEVYPQLDEVFELDLSELDEEARERLLVTVQRAIDKVCTVGRTLKAGTKVTLTFDIDAIDA; encoded by the coding sequence ATGGCTGACCAGACCACCGCATCCGCGACCACCACCGCCGCCGCGACCGAGCCGACCGCACTGTGGGTCGAGCGCACCGGGACCAGGGCGTACACCGGCCGCAGCTCGCGCGGGGCCGAGGTATTGATCGCATCGCAGGGCGTACCCGGGGCCTTCACCCCGGGTGAGCTGCTGAAGATCGCCCTGGCGGGCTGCTCCGGACTGAGCGCGGACTTCCCGCTCTCGCGCAAGCTCGGCGACGCCTTCGACGCGACCATCCGCGTCTCCGGCGACGCCGACCGCGAGAACGAGGTGTACCCGCAGCTCGACGAGGTATTCGAGCTGGACCTCAGCGAATTGGACGAGGAGGCCCGCGAGCGACTGCTGGTCACTGTGCAGCGCGCCATCGACAAGGTCTGCACCGTCGGCCGGACGCTGAAGGCCGGCACCAAGGTCACGCTGACATTCGATATCGACGCCATCGACGCGTGA
- a CDS encoding response regulator, translating into MTDKKQEAPSTKVLVVDDEPQIVRALRINLSVRGYEVITAGTGAAALRAAADKHPDVVILDLGLPDMDGIEVLAGLRGWTAAPVIVLSARTDSTDKVEALDAGADDYVTKPFGMDELLARLRAAVRRGATDTDASDPVVVTSSFTVDLSAKKVTKNGETVHLTPTEWGMLEMLVRNRGKLVGRRELLREVWGPSYATETHYLRVYLAQLRRKLEIDPSNPKHLLTEAGMGYRFQE; encoded by the coding sequence ATGACCGACAAGAAGCAGGAAGCACCGTCGACCAAGGTGCTCGTGGTCGATGACGAACCGCAGATCGTCCGCGCACTGCGCATCAATTTGTCGGTGCGCGGCTACGAGGTGATTACCGCGGGCACCGGCGCGGCGGCATTGCGCGCGGCGGCCGATAAACATCCCGATGTGGTCATCCTGGATCTGGGCCTGCCCGATATGGACGGCATCGAGGTGCTGGCCGGACTGCGCGGCTGGACCGCCGCCCCGGTGATCGTGCTCTCGGCGCGCACCGATTCGACCGACAAGGTGGAGGCGCTGGACGCGGGCGCGGACGATTATGTCACCAAGCCGTTCGGCATGGATGAGCTGCTGGCCAGGCTGCGGGCGGCGGTCCGGCGTGGCGCGACCGATACCGATGCCTCCGATCCGGTGGTGGTGACGTCCTCGTTCACCGTCGACCTCAGCGCGAAGAAGGTCACCAAGAACGGTGAAACGGTGCACCTGACCCCGACCGAGTGGGGCATGCTCGAGATGCTGGTGCGCAATCGCGGCAAACTCGTCGGGCGGCGCGAACTGCTGCGTGAGGTGTGGGGGCCGTCGTACGCCACCGAAACGCATTATCTGCGGGTGTATCTCGCGCAGTTGCGGCGCAAGCTCGAGATCGATCCCTCGAATCCGAAGCATCTGCTGACCGAGGCCGGAATGGGGTACCGCTTCCAGGAGTGA
- a CDS encoding sensor histidine kinase KdpD: MKRGQLRIYLGAAPGVGKTYAMLGEAHRRLERGRDVVAAVVETHGRAKTAELLAGIDRIPPRMVAYRGTTLPELDVEAVLRRVPAVVLVDELAHTNAPGSKHGKRWQDVEDLLAAGIDVISTVNVQHLESLNDVVEQITGIQQKETVPDAVVRSADQVELVDITPEALRRRLSHGNVYAADKVDAALRNYFRPGNLTALRELALLWLADQVDAALAKYRADHKITELWEARERVVVAVTGGPESETVVRRASRIATKSSADLVLLHVVRGDGLAGVSTERLTRLREFAASLDAALHTVTGDDVPNTLLEFAREVNATQLVLGTSRRSRWARMLDEGIGSAVVQASGKIDVHMVTHEEANRGLRRYSLMPRQPIRAWLAAVLVPVVVSAVCSAFLDGYLQLGGLSAVFFIGVVAVALLGGVVPAALSALLSGMLLNWFFVDPRYSLTIAEPDSFVTVVVLLIVAVAVAALVDVAAKQTRQARRASQQAELLTLFAGAVLHGADLPKLLEQVRETYGLRAVSMQFGDEVIAAVGTSPPQRASEAETAIQAGDATSWLLLAGRPLATTDRPVLNAVANQAAGLVRQSRLAEEASAAAALLEADRLRRALLSAVSHDLRTPLAGAKAAVSSLRSDDIEFSPEDTVELLETIEESVDQLTALVGNLLDSSRLAVGVVQPQFRRVYMDEVVHQALVSVGMGARGLRRAAMDRVKVEVGEVSVRADSGLLERVLANLIDNALRHSTRDTPVRVTAEHDGDRVSIAVVDVGPGVPPGTEEQLFEPFQRLGDRDNTTGVGLGLSVVRGFVEAMGGTVHAEPTPGGGLTMIVDLPADETEVSSR; encoded by the coding sequence GTGAAACGCGGGCAACTGCGCATCTACCTCGGTGCGGCACCGGGGGTCGGCAAGACCTACGCCATGTTGGGCGAGGCCCATCGCCGACTCGAACGCGGCCGCGACGTGGTAGCTGCGGTAGTGGAGACACACGGCCGCGCCAAGACCGCGGAACTGCTCGCGGGCATCGATCGGATTCCGCCGCGCATGGTGGCGTATCGCGGGACCACGCTGCCTGAACTCGATGTGGAAGCGGTGCTGCGCCGCGTACCGGCCGTGGTGCTGGTCGACGAGCTCGCGCACACCAACGCGCCGGGTAGCAAACATGGCAAGCGCTGGCAGGACGTCGAGGATTTGCTGGCCGCGGGCATCGACGTGATCTCGACGGTCAATGTGCAGCATCTCGAGAGCCTCAACGATGTCGTCGAGCAGATCACCGGCATCCAGCAGAAGGAAACCGTGCCCGACGCCGTGGTGCGCAGCGCAGACCAGGTCGAACTGGTCGATATCACGCCGGAGGCGTTGCGGCGCAGGCTTTCTCACGGAAACGTATACGCCGCTGACAAAGTCGACGCGGCGCTGCGCAACTACTTCCGGCCAGGCAATCTCACCGCCCTGCGCGAATTGGCGCTGCTGTGGCTGGCCGACCAGGTCGATGCCGCACTGGCGAAATACCGGGCCGACCACAAGATCACCGAGCTGTGGGAGGCGCGCGAACGCGTGGTTGTCGCGGTGACCGGTGGTCCCGAATCGGAGACCGTGGTGCGCCGGGCCAGCCGCATCGCCACCAAATCCAGCGCCGACCTGGTCTTGCTGCACGTGGTGCGCGGCGACGGACTTGCCGGGGTATCGACGGAACGGCTGACCCGGCTGCGGGAATTCGCCGCGAGTCTGGATGCCGCGCTGCATACCGTCACCGGTGACGATGTGCCGAATACGCTGCTGGAATTCGCCCGCGAGGTGAATGCGACCCAGTTGGTGCTCGGCACGTCCCGGCGCTCACGCTGGGCGCGCATGCTCGACGAGGGCATCGGCTCCGCCGTCGTGCAGGCATCCGGCAAGATCGATGTACACATGGTCACGCACGAGGAGGCCAACCGTGGGCTGCGCCGCTATTCGCTGATGCCGCGCCAGCCGATCCGAGCATGGCTCGCGGCGGTGCTGGTTCCGGTGGTGGTCTCGGCCGTCTGCTCCGCCTTCCTGGACGGATATCTGCAGCTCGGCGGGCTCAGCGCGGTGTTCTTCATCGGCGTCGTCGCCGTGGCGTTGCTCGGTGGCGTTGTGCCTGCGGCGCTTTCGGCGCTGCTGTCGGGCATGCTGTTGAACTGGTTCTTCGTCGATCCGCGCTACAGCCTGACCATTGCCGAACCGGACAGCTTCGTCACGGTGGTGGTGTTGCTGATCGTCGCGGTGGCGGTCGCGGCGCTGGTGGATGTGGCCGCCAAACAGACCAGGCAGGCGCGCCGGGCCTCCCAGCAGGCCGAATTGCTGACCCTGTTCGCCGGTGCTGTGCTGCACGGTGCGGATCTGCCCAAGCTGCTGGAACAGGTGCGCGAGACCTACGGGCTGCGCGCGGTCAGCATGCAGTTCGGCGACGAGGTGATCGCTGCGGTCGGCACGAGTCCGCCGCAGCGAGCGTCCGAGGCCGAGACCGCGATTCAGGCGGGCGATGCGACGAGCTGGCTGCTGCTGGCCGGACGTCCCCTCGCCACGACCGACCGTCCGGTGCTCAACGCCGTCGCCAATCAGGCCGCGGGGCTGGTCCGCCAGTCCCGGCTGGCCGAGGAGGCCAGCGCCGCCGCGGCCCTGCTCGAGGCCGACCGGTTGCGCCGGGCGCTGCTGTCCGCGGTGAGCCATGATCTGCGCACGCCGCTGGCCGGTGCCAAGGCCGCGGTTTCCAGCCTGCGCAGTGACGACATCGAGTTCTCGCCCGAGGACACGGTCGAATTGCTGGAAACCATCGAGGAATCGGTGGATCAGCTGACCGCACTGGTCGGCAATCTGCTCGACTCGTCGCGGCTGGCGGTCGGTGTGGTGCAGCCGCAGTTCCGTCGGGTGTATATGGACGAGGTCGTGCACCAGGCGCTGGTGAGCGTCGGGATGGGCGCGCGCGGGCTGCGGCGCGCGGCAATGGATCGGGTGAAGGTGGAGGTCGGCGAGGTCTCGGTGCGTGCGGACAGCGGCCTGCTCGAGCGGGTGCTGGCCAATCTGATCGATAACGCACTGAGGCATTCGACGCGCGATACGCCCGTGCGGGTCACCGCGGAACACGACGGCGATCGGGTGTCGATCGCCGTGGTCGACGTCGGTCCCGGTGTGCCACCGGGCACCGAGGAGCAATTATTCGAGCCGTTCCAGCGGCTCGGCGATCGCGACAACACCACGGGTGTCGGGCTCGGCCTGTCGGTGGTGCGCGGTTTCGTCGAGGCGATGGGCGGCACCGTGCACGCCGAACCGACACCGGGCGGAGGATTGACGATGATCGTGGACCTGCCTGCCGATGAAACCGAGGTGAGCAGCCGATGA
- a CDS encoding potassium-transporting ATPase subunit F translates to MGRQELVNKLRTSSNDRLTRHVARRTWSANGGWVNVCRGVHGAHRGDLRATGPDPAWGGKAVIANLIGLVLAVLIAVYLVAALLFPERF, encoded by the coding sequence ATGGGCCGCCAAGAACTCGTAAACAAGCTCCGCACCAGCTCGAATGACCGCTTGACTCGCCATGTCGCGCGCCGTACCTGGAGCGCCAATGGAGGTTGGGTAAATGTCTGTCGTGGTGTTCACGGTGCTCACCGTGGCGATCTTCGCGCTACTGGGCCTGATCCAGCGTGGGGTGGAAAAGCTGTGATCGCGAACCTGATCGGTCTGGTCCTCGCCGTCCTCATCGCCGTCTACCTGGTGGCGGCGCTGCTCTTCCCCGAGAGGTTCTAG
- the kdpA gene encoding potassium-transporting ATPase subunit KdpA: MNTTTAGIAFIASLVIALALVHVPLGDYMFRVYNAEKHSRAERVVYKAIGVQPEVEQTWGVYARSVLAFSAVSILFLFFLQLIQGKLPLHLHDPATEMTPALAWNTAVSFVTNTNWQNYSGESTQGHLVQMAGLAVQNFVSAAVGIAVAVALVRGFARRHTGDLGNFWVDLVRGTIRILLPLAFVFAIILVAGGAIQNFHLHDQVAQTLNGSEQTITGGPVASQEVIKELGTNGGGFYNANSAHPIENPTTWTNWVEIFLLLVISFSLPRTFGRMVGSKKQGYAIVAVMGTIALISVTLQNLFQLQHHGTVPTAIGASLEGVETRFGVADSATFATATTLTSTGAVDSFHDSYTSLGGLMTMFNMQLGEVAPGGTGSGLYGMLILAVITVFVAGLMVGRTPEYLGKKITPHEIKLAASYFLISPLIVLVGTAAAMAMPGQRAGMLNSGPHGLSEVLYAFTSAANNNGSAFAGLSGNTEWYNTALGLAMVFGRFLPIIFVLALAGSLAHQGQTPESIGTLPTHRPLFVGMVVGVTVILVALTFLPALALGPLAEGIH, from the coding sequence TTGAACACGACCACCGCGGGGATCGCGTTCATCGCATCCCTGGTCATCGCGCTGGCCCTGGTGCATGTGCCGCTCGGCGACTACATGTTCCGGGTGTACAACGCCGAGAAGCACTCCCGCGCGGAGCGGGTCGTCTACAAGGCCATCGGTGTGCAACCCGAGGTCGAACAGACCTGGGGCGTCTACGCCCGCAGTGTGCTGGCGTTCTCCGCGGTCAGCATTCTGTTCTTGTTCTTCCTTCAGCTGATCCAGGGCAAGCTGCCACTGCATCTGCACGATCCGGCGACCGAGATGACCCCGGCGCTGGCTTGGAATACCGCGGTCAGCTTCGTGACGAATACGAACTGGCAGAACTACTCCGGTGAGTCGACCCAGGGTCACCTGGTGCAGATGGCCGGGCTCGCAGTGCAGAACTTCGTCTCCGCGGCCGTCGGCATCGCGGTGGCGGTCGCGCTGGTGCGCGGCTTCGCGCGCAGGCATACCGGCGATCTGGGCAACTTCTGGGTGGATCTGGTGCGCGGCACCATTCGCATCCTGCTGCCGCTGGCCTTCGTCTTCGCGATCATCCTCGTCGCCGGTGGCGCGATCCAGAACTTCCACCTGCACGATCAGGTCGCGCAGACGCTGAACGGCAGCGAGCAGACCATTACCGGCGGGCCGGTGGCCAGCCAGGAGGTGATCAAGGAACTCGGCACCAACGGTGGCGGCTTCTACAACGCGAACTCCGCGCACCCCATCGAGAATCCGACGACCTGGACCAACTGGGTCGAAATCTTCCTGCTGCTGGTGATCAGCTTCTCGCTGCCGCGCACCTTCGGTCGCATGGTCGGCAGTAAGAAGCAGGGCTACGCGATCGTCGCGGTAATGGGCACGATCGCGCTGATCAGCGTCACCTTGCAGAACCTCTTCCAACTGCAGCACCACGGCACGGTGCCGACCGCGATCGGCGCATCGCTCGAGGGTGTCGAAACCCGTTTCGGCGTGGCCGATTCCGCGACCTTCGCCACCGCGACCACGCTGACCTCCACCGGTGCGGTGGATTCGTTCCACGATTCCTACACCAGCCTCGGCGGCCTGATGACGATGTTCAATATGCAGCTCGGTGAGGTCGCGCCGGGCGGTACCGGCTCAGGTCTGTACGGCATGCTCATCCTCGCGGTGATCACCGTCTTCGTCGCGGGTCTGATGGTCGGTCGCACACCGGAATATCTGGGCAAGAAGATCACGCCACACGAAATCAAGCTCGCCGCCTCATATTTCCTGATCAGCCCGCTGATCGTGCTGGTGGGTACGGCCGCCGCGATGGCCATGCCGGGGCAGCGCGCGGGCATGCTCAACTCCGGACCACATGGGCTCTCGGAAGTGTTGTACGCCTTCACATCCGCGGCGAACAACAACGGTTCCGCCTTCGCCGGGCTGTCCGGCAATACCGAGTGGTACAACACCGCGCTGGGCCTGGCCATGGTGTTCGGCCGCTTCCTGCCGATCATTTTCGTACTGGCCCTCGCCGGTTCGCTGGCCCACCAGGGTCAGACCCCCGAATCGATCGGCACGCTGCCGACGCACCGGCCGCTGTTCGTCGGCATGGTCGTCGGCGTGACGGTGATCCTGGTCGCGCTGACCTTCCTGCCCGCACTCGCACTCGGGCCGCTCGCCGAAGGAATCCACTGA